The following are from one region of the Chromobacterium phragmitis genome:
- a CDS encoding PilN domain-containing protein translates to MIRINLLPHREQKKAAHRLRFQLLLGATAVLSLLLLGAGYLALQHQIGGQETRNRFLQDEIGRLDRQIKDIGKLKRQRDDLLARKQLVERLQEGRNSAVHLFDQLLRQTPDGVYLKSFKQNGNQVVLVGYAQSGARVSNYMRQLGQSETFDAPVLVEVSSSVVNNQRVSAFTLNATMRQSPPAANKPAGATP, encoded by the coding sequence ATGATACGCATCAACCTCCTTCCCCACCGCGAACAGAAAAAAGCCGCGCACCGGCTGCGTTTTCAGCTGCTGCTCGGCGCCACCGCGGTCTTGTCGTTGCTGTTGCTCGGCGCCGGCTACCTGGCGCTGCAGCATCAGATCGGCGGACAAGAAACGCGCAACCGCTTCCTGCAGGATGAAATCGGCAGGCTGGACCGGCAGATCAAGGACATCGGCAAGCTGAAGAGACAGCGAGACGACCTGCTGGCGCGCAAGCAACTAGTGGAAAGGCTGCAGGAAGGGCGCAATTCGGCGGTGCACCTGTTCGACCAACTGCTGCGCCAAACGCCGGACGGCGTGTATCTGAAAAGCTTCAAGCAGAACGGCAACCAGGTGGTGCTTGTCGGCTACGCCCAGTCCGGCGCGCGCGTGTCCAACTACATGCGCCAGCTGGGGCAATCCGAAACCTTCGACGCTCCGGTGCTGGTGGAAGTCAGCTCTTCCGTCGTCAACAACCAGCGCGTCAGCGCGTTTACGCTTAATGCCACCATGCGGCAAAGTCCGCCCGCCGCCAACAAACCTGCCGGAGCCACGCCATGA
- a CDS encoding type IV pilus inner membrane component PilO, which yields MTLDELRALDPKDMPNWPFQAQVLMFILLMALAVGLGYFFVLGDQLDKLNQSRQQEATLKQTFIDKKRQAVNLDALQQQLKEIDASFGALLKQLPTKSDMDTLLTEINQAGIGRGLQFDLFKPGTETRTAEMAEVPITIRLTGSYNDLAAFVNDVAQLSRIVTISDISLSPASNNRLTMDATARTYRALEPGERMNAAAAK from the coding sequence ATGACGCTGGACGAACTGCGCGCGCTCGACCCCAAGGACATGCCCAACTGGCCATTCCAGGCTCAAGTGCTGATGTTCATTCTGTTGATGGCGCTGGCGGTGGGGCTGGGCTACTTCTTCGTGCTTGGCGACCAGTTGGACAAGCTGAACCAGTCCCGTCAGCAAGAAGCCACGCTGAAGCAAACCTTCATCGACAAGAAACGCCAGGCAGTCAATCTGGATGCGCTGCAACAACAGCTGAAGGAAATCGACGCGTCCTTCGGCGCCCTGCTCAAACAGCTGCCCACCAAGTCCGACATGGACACCCTGCTGACGGAAATCAACCAGGCCGGCATCGGCCGCGGATTGCAATTCGACCTGTTCAAGCCCGGGACAGAAACCCGCACCGCAGAGATGGCCGAAGTGCCGATCACCATCCGTCTGACCGGCTCGTACAACGACCTGGCGGCCTTCGTCAATGACGTTGCCCAATTGTCGCGCATCGTCACCATCAGCGACATCAGCCTCTCTCCCGCCAGCAACAACCGCCTGACCATGGATGCCACCGCCCGTACCTACCGGGCGCTGGAGCCCGGCGAGCGCATGAACGCGGCGGCGGCCAAGTGA
- a CDS encoding pilus assembly protein PilP, whose protein sequence is MTRIGIGLLCLLLSACGGGGNEDLKQWMASSSQGLRGQIEPLPQVQTYKPFDYQAYDLTDPFNPQKLQAGKQRNAANAPDMQRPREALESYDLDKLAMVGTIRRGGATYALIRTPEGAIYRVQPGNYMGLNFGKITSINDAEVQLSESTEDLNGEWVQRGSSLHLEEQGQSK, encoded by the coding sequence ATGACAAGAATCGGCATCGGCCTGCTCTGCCTGCTGTTGAGCGCCTGCGGCGGCGGCGGCAATGAAGACCTGAAGCAGTGGATGGCCAGCAGCAGCCAGGGATTGCGCGGCCAGATCGAGCCTCTGCCCCAGGTACAGACTTACAAACCGTTCGACTATCAGGCCTACGACCTGACCGACCCGTTCAACCCTCAAAAACTGCAGGCCGGCAAGCAGCGGAACGCGGCCAACGCGCCGGATATGCAGCGGCCACGCGAAGCGCTGGAAAGCTATGATCTGGACAAGCTGGCGATGGTGGGCACCATACGCCGCGGCGGCGCCACCTACGCGCTGATCCGCACGCCTGAAGGCGCGATCTACCGGGTGCAGCCCGGCAATTACATGGGACTGAATTTCGGGAAAATCACCAGCATCAACGACGCGGAGGTGCAGTTGTCCGAATCGACGGAAGATCTGAATGGAGAATGGGTGCAGCGCGGCAGCAGCCTCCATCTTGAAGAACAAGGGCAGAGCAAATGA
- the pilQ gene encoding type IV pilus secretin PilQ — protein MTRLGKALWTGWILGLAAGAANAAPAITALDAGKVDGNRQTLQITFDGPAVKPNSFAMSNPPRIALDFAGTTVKMNKPSLAVDSPLLRSAVAVEASGRSRLVLSLARNASYRSEISGNRLLLTLDGSMAPGLAATPQEIAPSSRADEQAMAQVASGDAVGLDFRRGRNGEGRVELALPSANTPADIRRDGLNLVVDIAGASLPRQLVRRVDVTDFGTPVAKVDAVNLGRNIRVTIIPQGDWEYSSYQTDGKLVVEIRRPAPELAGGGDAAKPQYKGDKLSLNFQNIEVRTVLQVIAEFTGLNIVTSDSVSGNITLRLKDVPWDQALDLILQSKGLDQRRNGNIIQIAPRDELLARDKQIQEGRQQLATLEPLRSETFVLRYRSAEEFKKVLDGDSGAGKKESLLSERGSVLIDPKTNTLIVNDIGTAIDKIRDIIAKTDIPVKQVLIEARIVEATDNWERDLGIKLTYDRMDPKGIISGNPLGTNVNNVTNLNTSQPYVIQTTPAGVNLPIANPSGTLSALYNVGHSVILGLELQAMQAEDKGRIISSPRVMTADRQEATIEQGTEIPYQEASSSGATSVSFKKAVLRLNVKPQITPDNHVMMDITVNKDSANFTQTVNGTPSLSTEKITTQVLVENGGTVVLGGIYQQQLNDVVNKVPFLGDIPLLGALFRSSQKIDKRSELLIFITPKVINDLTASSR, from the coding sequence ATGACAAGACTCGGCAAAGCATTATGGACGGGGTGGATCCTGGGCCTGGCCGCCGGCGCGGCAAACGCCGCGCCGGCCATCACCGCCCTGGATGCCGGCAAGGTGGACGGCAATCGCCAGACGCTGCAGATCACGTTCGACGGTCCCGCGGTCAAACCCAACAGTTTCGCCATGTCCAACCCGCCGCGCATCGCGCTGGACTTCGCCGGCACTACGGTCAAGATGAACAAGCCCTCGCTCGCCGTGGACAGCCCGCTGCTGCGCTCCGCCGTCGCGGTGGAGGCCAGCGGCCGCTCACGGCTGGTGCTGAGCCTGGCGCGCAACGCCAGCTACCGCAGCGAGATCAGCGGCAACCGCCTGCTGCTGACGCTTGACGGCTCGATGGCGCCCGGACTCGCGGCGACGCCGCAAGAGATCGCCCCCTCCTCCCGTGCCGATGAGCAGGCCATGGCCCAAGTCGCCTCCGGCGACGCCGTGGGGCTGGATTTCCGCCGCGGCCGCAACGGCGAAGGACGGGTGGAGCTGGCCCTGCCCAGCGCCAACACGCCGGCGGACATTCGCCGCGACGGCCTCAACCTGGTGGTCGATATCGCCGGAGCCTCGCTGCCGCGGCAACTGGTGCGCCGCGTCGACGTCACCGACTTCGGCACGCCGGTAGCCAAGGTGGATGCCGTCAACCTGGGGCGGAACATACGCGTCACCATCATCCCCCAGGGCGACTGGGAGTATTCGTCCTACCAGACCGACGGCAAGCTGGTAGTGGAAATCCGGCGCCCGGCGCCGGAGCTGGCCGGCGGCGGAGACGCCGCCAAGCCGCAGTACAAGGGCGACAAGCTGTCGCTCAACTTCCAGAACATAGAAGTCCGCACCGTGCTGCAAGTGATCGCCGAATTCACCGGCCTCAACATCGTCACCAGCGACTCAGTCAGCGGCAACATCACCCTCAGGTTGAAAGACGTGCCCTGGGACCAGGCGCTGGACTTGATCCTGCAAAGCAAGGGCCTGGATCAGCGCCGCAACGGCAACATCATCCAGATCGCGCCCCGCGACGAACTGCTGGCCCGCGACAAGCAGATCCAGGAAGGACGCCAGCAATTGGCTACGCTGGAGCCGTTGCGATCGGAAACCTTCGTGCTGCGTTACCGCTCGGCGGAGGAGTTCAAGAAGGTGCTGGATGGCGACAGCGGCGCCGGCAAGAAGGAAAGCCTGCTGTCCGAACGCGGCAGCGTGCTGATCGACCCCAAGACCAACACCTTGATCGTCAACGATATCGGCACCGCGATAGACAAGATCCGCGACATCATCGCCAAGACCGACATTCCGGTGAAGCAGGTGCTGATCGAGGCCCGCATCGTAGAAGCCACCGACAACTGGGAGCGCGATCTGGGCATCAAGCTCACCTACGACAGGATGGACCCCAAGGGCATCATCTCCGGCAACCCGCTGGGCACCAACGTCAACAACGTCACCAACTTGAACACCAGCCAGCCCTATGTGATCCAGACTACGCCGGCCGGGGTCAACCTGCCGATCGCCAACCCGTCCGGCACGCTGTCCGCGCTGTACAACGTCGGCCACTCCGTGATCCTGGGCCTGGAACTGCAAGCGATGCAGGCCGAGGACAAGGGACGCATCATCTCCAGCCCGCGAGTGATGACCGCCGACCGCCAGGAGGCCACCATCGAACAGGGCACGGAAATCCCCTACCAGGAGGCCAGCTCCAGCGGCGCCACCTCGGTGTCGTTCAAGAAGGCGGTTCTCCGCCTCAACGTCAAACCTCAGATCACGCCGGACAACCACGTGATGATGGACATCACCGTCAACAAGGATTCGGCCAACTTCACCCAGACGGTGAACGGCACGCCGTCGCTATCCACCGAGAAGATCACCACCCAGGTGCTGGTTGAAAACGGCGGCACCGTGGTGTTGGGCGGCATTTATCAACAACAGCTGAACGACGTAGTCAACAAGGTACCTTTCCTCGGCGACATTCCCTTGCTGGGCGCGCTGTTTCGCAGCTCGCAGAAAATAGACAAGCGCAGCGAATTGCTGATTTTCATCACCCCCAAAGTCATCAACGACCTGACCGCCTCATCCCGCTGA
- the aroK gene encoding shikimate kinase AroK, which translates to MPAMEKLAGNFFLVGLMGAGKTTVGRALARRTGKTFYDSDQEIEARTGVRVATIFDIEGELRFRNRETCVIRDLAQQRDIVLATGGGAVLREENRKVLASYGTVIYLRAAIDDLLARTLHDKNRPLLQIADPRAKLESLFNERDPLYREIADIVIDTSQQNVNLLVNRLIDQLLESPEHRKETD; encoded by the coding sequence ATGCCTGCCATGGAGAAACTGGCAGGCAACTTTTTTCTGGTCGGTCTGATGGGCGCGGGCAAGACCACGGTGGGCAGGGCGCTGGCGCGCCGCACCGGCAAAACGTTCTACGACTCCGACCAGGAGATCGAGGCGCGCACCGGCGTGCGCGTGGCCACCATCTTCGACATCGAAGGCGAGCTGCGCTTCCGCAACCGCGAAACCTGCGTGATACGCGACCTGGCCCAGCAGCGCGACATTGTGCTCGCCACCGGCGGCGGCGCCGTGCTGCGCGAGGAAAACCGCAAGGTGCTGGCCAGTTACGGCACCGTGATCTACCTGCGCGCGGCCATCGACGACCTGCTCGCCCGCACCCTGCACGACAAAAACCGCCCGCTGCTGCAAATCGCCGATCCGCGCGCCAAACTGGAAAGCCTGTTCAACGAACGCGATCCGCTTTATCGCGAAATCGCCGACATCGTCATCGACACCTCCCAGCAAAACGTCAATCTACTGGTCAACCGCCTGATCGACCAGCTATTGGAATCACCCGAACACCGCAAGGAAACCGACTAG
- the aroB gene encoding 3-dehydroquinate synthase → MITLDLILPDTRYPIHIGHGLLEQVDLLLPHLPLPKAAIVSNATVAPLYLQRLRQALEARGVACASVVLPDGEAHKDWPTLNLIFDALLADNAERKTTLIALGGGVIGDMTGFAAACYQRGAPFIQIPTTLLAQVDSSVGGKTAINHPLGKNMIGAFYQPRAVIADMDLLSTLPDRELSAGLAEVIKYGLLGDADFLAWLEDNMAALRARDSAALQYAVKRSCEMKAAIVAEDEKENGVRALLNLGHTFGHAIEAGLGYGAWLHGEAVAAGMVLAAAASAELGWLRREEVVRVRHLIAAAGLPVKAPAMPTERWLNLMSHDKKVEAGTVRFVLLRRLGQAVIESGLETALLDKILRENC, encoded by the coding sequence GTGATCACCCTCGACCTGATCCTTCCCGACACCCGCTATCCGATACACATTGGCCACGGACTCCTGGAACAGGTCGATCTGCTGTTGCCCCATCTGCCGCTGCCCAAGGCTGCCATCGTCAGCAACGCCACCGTCGCCCCGCTTTATCTGCAACGCCTGAGGCAAGCGCTCGAGGCGCGCGGCGTAGCCTGCGCCAGCGTGGTGCTGCCCGACGGCGAGGCGCACAAGGACTGGCCAACCCTGAACCTGATCTTCGACGCCCTGCTGGCGGACAACGCCGAGCGCAAAACCACGTTGATCGCTCTGGGCGGCGGCGTGATCGGCGACATGACCGGCTTCGCCGCCGCATGCTACCAGCGCGGCGCTCCCTTTATCCAGATCCCCACCACCCTGCTGGCCCAGGTGGACTCATCGGTCGGCGGCAAGACAGCGATCAACCACCCTCTGGGCAAGAACATGATCGGCGCCTTCTACCAGCCCCGCGCGGTGATCGCCGACATGGACCTGCTATCCACCCTTCCCGACCGCGAGCTGTCCGCGGGCCTCGCCGAGGTGATCAAATACGGCCTGCTGGGCGACGCCGACTTCCTCGCCTGGCTGGAAGACAATATGGCCGCGTTGCGCGCGCGCGACAGCGCCGCGCTGCAATACGCGGTGAAGCGCAGTTGCGAGATGAAGGCCGCCATCGTCGCCGAGGATGAGAAGGAAAACGGCGTGCGCGCGCTCCTGAATCTGGGCCATACCTTCGGCCACGCCATCGAGGCCGGCCTGGGCTACGGCGCCTGGCTGCACGGCGAAGCCGTGGCCGCCGGCATGGTGCTGGCCGCGGCCGCATCCGCCGAGCTAGGCTGGCTCCGCCGCGAAGAAGTCGTCCGCGTGCGCCATCTCATCGCCGCCGCCGGCCTGCCGGTCAAGGCGCCTGCCATGCCTACCGAACGATGGCTGAATCTGATGAGCCACGACAAGAAGGTGGAAGCCGGCACCGTGCGTTTCGTCTTGTTGCGACGGCTTGGCCAGGCCGTGATAGAGTCAGGGCTGGAAACCGCGTTGCTGGACAAAATTCTGCGCGAGAACTGCTGA
- a CDS encoding type IV pilus assembly protein FimV, which yields MDVFTALASSLALMLVYYTLRQFWRRLRYTKPIQRGIDPVGEAEVFLAYGRTREAVRVLKDSLKDDPDNLHAKVALLRAYSSAGDSKAYVSLARDVHPQVQGQAVWHTIRENGRELAPQEPLFAKP from the coding sequence ATGGATGTCTTCACGGCACTGGCCAGCAGTCTGGCCCTGATGCTCGTCTATTACACCTTGCGCCAGTTCTGGCGTCGCCTGCGTTACACCAAACCCATCCAGCGCGGCATTGATCCCGTAGGGGAGGCGGAAGTCTTTCTCGCCTACGGCCGCACCCGCGAAGCCGTCAGGGTGCTGAAGGATTCGCTGAAGGATGATCCCGACAATCTGCACGCCAAGGTCGCTCTGCTCCGCGCTTACTCCAGCGCGGGCGACAGCAAGGCCTACGTGTCGCTGGCCCGCGACGTGCACCCTCAGGTGCAGGGACAGGCCGTCTGGCACACGATACGCGAAAACGGTCGCGAACTGGCGCCGCAGGAGCCCCTGTTCGCCAAACCCTGA
- the msbA gene encoding lipid A export permease/ATP-binding protein MsbA, with translation MTKSGFKDSWAIYRRLLGYLLGYWKVLLLSILSMSVAALTEPAVAKLLKPLIDGGFVNKDPQVILWVPLAIIGIYLIRGVAGFINEYTASWLTGQLVQRLRQQMFAKLVRLPARYYDENQSGRLMSRITNDVNQVTEAGFNVITVTVRDGLTALGMLGLMLTTDWQLTLICLLVMPGVTYCMRLVGKRLRGLARQNQQHMAQMTQVLAESIQCQRAIKVYGGQERETARFDETAASVRRNQVKQSAASAANTGVTQLMIACALAAILYFAGLRAQHGALTAGDFMVFLTAMLGLFAPVKRISSVSQAMQRGLAAAESVFAFIDEPGEPDDGVRDLGASKGQLSFDGVSFAYPNVDAPALSDIDLVIQPGETVALVGSSGSGKTTLASLVPRFYEPSVGRLLLDGVSLTDIPLHQLRDGIALVSQQVELFNDTVAANIAYGRSSASREEIIEAARAANAWEFIEALPEGLETVIGENGTRLSGGQRQRLAIARALLKNAPLLILDEATSALDTQSERLVQAALENLMKNRTTIVIAHRLSTIENASRIVVMHQGRLVEQGRHDELLAMGGMYARLHSLQFSEPQAD, from the coding sequence ATGACGAAGAGCGGTTTCAAGGATAGCTGGGCCATTTACCGGCGTTTGCTGGGTTATCTGCTGGGCTATTGGAAGGTGCTGTTGCTGTCCATTCTTTCGATGTCGGTGGCGGCGCTGACCGAGCCCGCGGTCGCCAAGCTGCTCAAGCCGCTGATAGACGGAGGCTTCGTCAACAAGGATCCGCAGGTGATCCTGTGGGTGCCCTTGGCCATCATCGGCATTTACCTGATCCGCGGCGTGGCCGGCTTCATCAATGAATACACCGCCAGTTGGCTGACCGGGCAGCTGGTGCAGCGGTTGCGGCAGCAGATGTTCGCCAAGCTGGTGCGTTTGCCGGCGCGCTATTACGACGAAAACCAATCCGGGCGGCTGATGTCCCGCATCACCAATGACGTGAACCAAGTGACCGAGGCGGGTTTCAACGTGATCACCGTCACGGTCAGGGATGGCCTGACCGCGCTGGGCATGTTGGGCCTGATGCTGACCACCGACTGGCAACTGACGCTGATCTGCCTTTTGGTGATGCCGGGCGTCACCTACTGCATGCGATTGGTCGGCAAGCGGCTGCGCGGCTTGGCGCGCCAGAACCAGCAGCATATGGCCCAGATGACCCAGGTGCTGGCGGAAAGCATACAGTGCCAGCGGGCGATCAAGGTGTATGGCGGCCAAGAGCGGGAAACGGCGCGCTTCGACGAGACCGCGGCTTCGGTGCGGCGCAATCAGGTCAAGCAGAGCGCGGCCAGCGCGGCCAATACCGGCGTGACCCAGTTGATGATCGCCTGCGCGCTGGCGGCCATCTTGTATTTCGCCGGCCTGCGCGCTCAGCATGGCGCGTTGACAGCCGGCGATTTCATGGTGTTCCTGACCGCGATGCTGGGCCTGTTCGCGCCGGTGAAGCGGATTTCCAGCGTGTCGCAGGCGATGCAGCGAGGGCTGGCCGCGGCGGAGTCGGTGTTCGCCTTCATCGACGAACCGGGAGAACCGGACGATGGCGTCCGCGATTTGGGGGCAAGCAAGGGGCAGTTGAGCTTCGATGGCGTCAGCTTCGCCTACCCTAATGTAGACGCGCCGGCGTTGTCCGATATCGATCTGGTGATCCAGCCCGGCGAGACCGTGGCGCTGGTGGGGTCCTCTGGCAGCGGCAAGACCACGCTGGCCAGCCTGGTGCCGCGCTTTTACGAGCCATCCGTCGGCCGTTTGCTGCTGGATGGCGTGTCCTTGACTGACATCCCGCTGCATCAGCTGAGGGACGGCATCGCGCTGGTAAGCCAGCAGGTGGAACTATTCAACGATACCGTGGCAGCCAATATCGCCTATGGCCGGAGCAGCGCGTCGCGAGAGGAGATCATCGAGGCGGCCCGGGCGGCGAATGCCTGGGAGTTCATCGAGGCCCTGCCAGAGGGCCTGGAGACGGTCATCGGCGAAAACGGCACTCGGCTGTCCGGCGGCCAGCGCCAGCGCTTGGCCATCGCGCGGGCATTGTTGAAGAATGCCCCCTTGCTGATCTTGGACGAGGCGACATCGGCGCTGGATACCCAGTCAGAGCGATTGGTGCAGGCGGCGCTGGAGAACCTGATGAAGAACCGCACCACCATCGTGATCGCGCACCGGCTATCCACCATCGAGAACGCCAGCCGTATCGTGGTGATGCATCAGGGCCGGTTGGTGGAGCAAGGCCGGCACGATGAACTGCTGGCCATGGGGGGCATGTATGCCCGCCTGCACAGCCTGCAATTCAGCGAGCCTCAGGCGGACTGA
- a CDS encoding O-antigen ligase family protein gives MWGLKQEPFAAGVLSLLFVVFLSLANVSHTIALRYVILAILLLMAGSQWLQWPACKAVFKERIVPVSLLSALLAFAVAHSLSLSLWREESLGEVYSQLLIGGLWFGVGLVLFRRPRMGSILDLTIVAGVLIAATEFSYGLYTYCSTGYWPYMKAFTTATKLEFTFFMNFVLAFIVAILCFGHRQRISRLPRWFLLAAAVLILFVSLCAGARNGMIGMVYLMLSMLFVYMVFEGIEFGWRKAVALFAVVVIGVGGMAAYAVKKDERNALFMASAQAGWDYSATKAWLRMEPYPMISPGVMVDASAYERVAWIHSGLDLIAAKPAGYGYSRDAFRLALAETGRPNQVGHSHSGFIDLGLGLGVAGILLWVAFCGSLIFIGFQGFKQRRDVLGLVLMLITCGFLGRMMLESVFRDHMLHIFLFTSAALLAEMSRRREEGDRS, from the coding sequence ATGTGGGGTCTTAAGCAAGAGCCGTTTGCAGCGGGCGTGTTGTCGCTGTTGTTCGTGGTTTTTCTGTCATTGGCGAATGTGTCGCATACGATCGCGCTGCGCTATGTCATCCTGGCGATATTGTTGCTGATGGCTGGTTCGCAGTGGCTGCAGTGGCCCGCGTGCAAGGCAGTGTTTAAAGAGCGGATAGTTCCGGTGTCGCTGTTGTCGGCGCTGCTGGCTTTCGCCGTGGCGCATAGCTTGTCGCTGTCGTTGTGGCGGGAGGAGTCATTGGGAGAGGTGTATAGCCAGTTGCTGATCGGCGGTTTGTGGTTCGGTGTCGGCCTGGTATTGTTCCGTCGCCCCAGGATGGGATCGATACTCGATTTGACCATCGTAGCGGGGGTGCTGATCGCTGCCACAGAGTTCTCGTACGGGCTTTATACCTATTGCAGCACCGGTTATTGGCCATACATGAAAGCCTTTACCACGGCGACCAAGCTCGAGTTCACATTCTTCATGAACTTCGTGCTGGCGTTCATTGTGGCCATCTTGTGTTTTGGCCATCGGCAACGCATCAGCCGCCTGCCACGTTGGTTTTTGTTGGCGGCAGCCGTCTTGATCCTGTTCGTCAGCCTGTGCGCGGGCGCACGCAACGGCATGATCGGGATGGTTTACCTGATGTTGTCGATGTTGTTCGTCTACATGGTATTCGAAGGGATCGAGTTTGGCTGGCGCAAGGCTGTGGCGTTATTCGCTGTGGTTGTGATAGGCGTTGGCGGCATGGCGGCTTATGCGGTGAAGAAGGACGAGCGCAATGCGCTGTTCATGGCCTCAGCGCAGGCTGGATGGGACTATTCGGCTACCAAGGCATGGTTGCGCATGGAGCCCTACCCCATGATCAGCCCAGGCGTCATGGTGGATGCCTCTGCCTATGAGCGGGTGGCTTGGATACACAGCGGTTTGGATCTGATCGCTGCGAAGCCCGCCGGCTACGGTTATAGCCGGGATGCCTTCCGTTTGGCGTTGGCAGAGACCGGGCGCCCGAATCAGGTTGGCCATAGCCATAGCGGCTTCATCGATTTGGGCCTGGGCTTGGGCGTCGCTGGCATTCTGCTGTGGGTCGCTTTTTGCGGCAGTCTGATCTTTATTGGCTTTCAGGGGTTCAAGCAAAGACGCGATGTGCTTGGTCTGGTACTGATGTTGATCACTTGCGGCTTCCTGGGGCGGATGATGCTGGAGAGCGTGTTTCGCGACCATATGCTGCATATCTTCCTGTTCACCAGCGCAGCGTTGTTGGCGGAGATGAGCCGTCGTCGGGAAGAGGGCGACAGAAGCTGA
- a CDS encoding glycosyltransferase family 9 protein: MRPGRFPGRLLIFAALLCRLPWQWLRRKPKPEAVERVLILHQFLLGDALMATSLLAKARQRFPNADIALACPPGQAELYESRPYGIRPLPWHPRDFASIRRLFAERRFDIAYLMGENRLSFLARAMGARWIVGFAGETPRYKNWLVDEAVPYADQPEAWTDTAGRLVDGPEPRPFRLTDWPLGEASLPTLPARYVVLHVGASSATRFWPADSWRQVARQARSLGATVVWSCGPGEQRLIDELAPQPGDRVFAGSLSLVQLRAALAGASACVCPDTGIAHLAKVAGCPLIMLFGPGSEMLFGGSRFFAEHVCVGVGPSLFPCRNQRSVHYREVDWALRCFRQAGSEEGRCRLPQCMAAVAAAEVIKHLEGLLNVGS, encoded by the coding sequence ATGAGGCCTGGACGTTTTCCCGGCCGCTTACTGATTTTCGCCGCGTTGCTGTGCCGGCTGCCATGGCAATGGCTGCGGCGCAAACCAAAGCCGGAAGCGGTGGAGCGGGTGCTGATCCTGCACCAGTTCTTGCTGGGCGACGCGCTGATGGCGACCAGCCTGCTGGCCAAGGCTCGCCAGCGATTTCCGAATGCCGATATCGCGCTGGCCTGCCCGCCGGGCCAGGCCGAGCTGTATGAAAGCCGCCCATACGGTATCCGGCCCTTGCCCTGGCATCCGCGCGATTTCGCTTCCATACGCCGCTTGTTCGCCGAGCGGCGGTTCGACATCGCCTACCTGATGGGCGAAAACCGGCTGAGCTTTCTGGCGAGGGCGATGGGGGCGCGCTGGATCGTCGGTTTCGCCGGAGAGACGCCGCGCTACAAGAACTGGCTGGTGGACGAGGCGGTGCCGTATGCCGATCAGCCGGAAGCCTGGACCGATACGGCGGGCAGGCTGGTCGACGGTCCCGAGCCCAGGCCGTTCCGCCTCACGGACTGGCCGCTGGGGGAGGCGTCGCTGCCGACGCTGCCTGCGCGTTATGTGGTGCTGCATGTCGGAGCCAGCTCGGCCACGCGGTTCTGGCCGGCCGACTCATGGCGGCAGGTGGCGCGGCAAGCGCGTAGCCTGGGGGCGACGGTGGTCTGGTCTTGCGGCCCAGGCGAGCAGCGTTTGATCGACGAACTGGCGCCGCAGCCGGGCGATAGGGTCTTCGCCGGCTCCCTGTCCCTGGTCCAGTTGCGCGCGGCGCTGGCCGGCGCCAGCGCCTGCGTCTGCCCCGATACCGGCATCGCGCACCTGGCCAAGGTGGCGGGCTGTCCATTGATCATGTTGTTCGGTCCGGGCAGCGAAATGCTGTTCGGCGGCAGCCGATTTTTTGCGGAGCATGTCTGTGTCGGAGTCGGGCCCAGCCTGTTTCCGTGCCGCAACCAACGCAGCGTGCATTATAGGGAAGTCGATTGGGCGCTGCGCTGTTTCAGGCAGGCGGGCTCCGAAGAGGGACGTTGCCGTTTGCCGCAATGCATGGCGGCGGTAGCGGCTGCCGAGGTTATCAAGCATCTGGAAGGTCTGTTGAATGTGGGGTCTTAA